A genome region from Thalassotalea euphylliae includes the following:
- the parE gene encoding DNA topoisomerase IV subunit B, translating into MSEQYNSESIEVLSGLEPVRRRPGMYTDTDRPNHLGQEVIDNSVDEALAGFAQNITVILDKDQSLEVIDDGRGMPTDIHPEEGVSGVELIFCKLHAGGKFSNKNYQFSGGLHGVGISVVNALSTRVEVTVRRDSKVFEMAFEHGEKVQELTETGTVGRRNTGSRVKFWPDASYFDSAKFSTTKLKRLLKAKAVLCPGLTIKFHDKNEGEKHVWCYEDGLSDYIKESVGDSISLPEEPFIGSFSAQHEAADWAVTWLPEGGETVSESYVNLIPTIQGGTHVNGLRQGLLESMREFCEFRNLIPRGVKLTPDDIWDKCSFILSVKMQDPQFAGQTKERLSSRQCAAFVTGVVKDAFSLWLNEHTEIAEALAEFCISNAQRRLKASKKVVRKKVTQGPALPGKLTDCGSQDPEKTELFLVEGDSAGGSAKQARDREFQAVMPLRGKILNTWEVESGQILASQEVHDISVALGIDPDSEDLSALRYGKVCILADADSDGLHIATLLCALFTQHFLPLVRAGHVYVAMPPLYRIDIGKEVYYALDESEKEGVLDRIEAEKKRGKVNVQRFKGLGEMNPMQLRETTMDPNTRRLVQLTVDEHDETMETMDMLLSKKRSGDRKDWLQSKGDMVQL; encoded by the coding sequence ATGAGTGAACAATACAATTCCGAATCCATTGAAGTTTTAAGTGGCCTAGAGCCCGTACGCCGCCGTCCTGGCATGTATACCGACACTGACCGACCGAACCATTTAGGGCAAGAGGTTATTGATAACTCGGTGGATGAAGCCTTAGCGGGATTTGCCCAAAATATCACGGTTATTTTAGATAAAGATCAGTCGTTAGAAGTGATTGATGATGGCCGAGGTATGCCAACGGATATTCACCCTGAAGAAGGCGTTTCAGGGGTGGAGCTGATCTTTTGTAAACTGCATGCAGGCGGTAAATTCTCTAATAAAAATTATCAGTTCTCTGGTGGTTTGCACGGGGTAGGTATTTCTGTCGTTAACGCGCTTTCTACACGCGTTGAAGTGACGGTAAGACGTGACAGTAAAGTGTTTGAGATGGCGTTTGAGCACGGTGAAAAAGTACAAGAGTTGACGGAAACTGGCACAGTAGGTCGCAGAAATACTGGCTCTCGTGTTAAGTTCTGGCCAGATGCTAGTTATTTTGATTCGGCTAAATTCTCAACCACTAAGCTAAAACGTTTACTTAAAGCAAAGGCGGTTTTATGCCCCGGCTTAACCATCAAATTTCACGACAAAAACGAAGGCGAAAAGCACGTTTGGTGTTATGAAGATGGCCTAAGTGACTATATTAAAGAAAGTGTTGGTGACAGTATTAGCCTGCCAGAAGAGCCATTTATTGGTAGCTTTAGTGCACAACATGAAGCGGCAGACTGGGCAGTTACTTGGTTACCAGAAGGTGGTGAAACGGTTTCTGAAAGTTATGTAAACCTGATCCCAACCATTCAAGGTGGTACACATGTTAATGGTTTACGCCAAGGCCTGTTGGAATCGATGCGTGAGTTTTGTGAGTTTCGTAACTTGATCCCAAGAGGGGTGAAGCTAACGCCTGATGATATTTGGGATAAATGTAGTTTTATCTTGTCAGTAAAAATGCAAGATCCGCAATTTGCCGGTCAAACCAAAGAGCGTTTGTCATCGCGACAATGCGCCGCTTTTGTCACTGGTGTGGTTAAAGATGCGTTTAGTTTGTGGCTCAATGAACATACCGAAATTGCTGAAGCGCTTGCTGAATTTTGTATTTCTAACGCTCAACGTCGCTTAAAGGCGAGCAAAAAAGTTGTCCGTAAAAAGGTCACCCAAGGCCCTGCTCTGCCGGGTAAATTGACCGATTGCGGTAGCCAAGACCCAGAAAAAACCGAGCTGTTTTTAGTGGAAGGTGACTCGGCGGGCGGGAGTGCAAAACAGGCTCGCGATCGCGAGTTCCAAGCGGTGATGCCACTGCGCGGTAAAATCCTTAATACTTGGGAAGTGGAATCAGGCCAAATTCTTGCTTCGCAAGAGGTTCATGATATTTCCGTTGCGCTGGGTATTGATCCAGATAGCGAAGATTTATCGGCACTGCGTTACGGTAAAGTTTGTATTCTTGCGGATGCGGACTCAGACGGACTACATATCGCGACATTATTGTGTGCGCTCTTTACGCAACACTTCTTACCACTAGTTCGTGCAGGCCATGTCTATGTGGCGATGCCGCCTTTATACCGTATAGATATCGGCAAAGAGGTATATTACGCACTGGATGAAAGCGAGAAAGAAGGGGTATTAGACCGTATTGAAGCGGAAAAGAAACGCGGTAAAGTCAATGTGCAGCGCTTTAAAGGGTTAGGTGAAATGAACCCTATGCAGCTGCGTGAAACGACCATGGATCCAAATACGCGTCGTTTAGTTCAGCTTACTGTAGATGAACACGATGAAACCATGGAAACCATGGATATGCTACTTTCGAAAAAACGTTCAGGGGATCGCAAAGATTGGTTGCAGAGTAAAGGTGATATGGTTCAGCTTTAG
- a CDS encoding ZIP family metal transporter, whose product MSDTLIIILLTTLAGLCIPLGAFFASHENIQNQWLEQEFRHLVIAFGGGILLGATTLVLIPEGSNYIEPDSLNVVIILAGGIYFFLLERYLGLKRRENPQLMGMILDYIPEAIALGGLVATQSPTALLLAVLIGLQNLPEGFNSYKELKANKVKNKTIFSYMFILVFVGPAAGLAGFYWLSSYQSLLGIMMLFAAGGILYLIFQDIAPQSRLEKHWAPPLGAVLGFCLTLYGQQLLGH is encoded by the coding sequence ATGAGTGACACACTGATCATAATTCTTCTCACGACCTTAGCGGGCTTATGTATTCCACTCGGCGCCTTTTTCGCCAGTCACGAAAATATTCAAAACCAATGGCTTGAACAAGAGTTTCGCCATTTGGTTATCGCATTTGGTGGCGGTATTTTATTAGGGGCGACAACACTTGTACTAATTCCTGAAGGCAGCAACTATATTGAGCCTGACTCACTGAACGTAGTTATTATTTTGGCTGGCGGTATATACTTTTTCTTACTAGAGCGTTATCTAGGATTAAAGCGGCGGGAAAATCCTCAGCTAATGGGCATGATTCTAGACTATATTCCGGAAGCCATCGCATTAGGCGGCTTGGTTGCTACGCAATCACCAACCGCGTTGCTGCTGGCTGTGTTAATAGGCTTACAAAATTTGCCGGAAGGCTTTAATAGTTATAAAGAACTAAAAGCCAATAAAGTAAAGAACAAAACAATTTTTAGCTACATGTTCATTCTTGTTTTTGTTGGCCCTGCAGCAGGTTTAGCTGGCTTTTATTGGCTCTCAAGCTACCAAAGTTTGCTGGGCATAATGATGCTATTTGCGGCGGGCGGTATCTTGTATTTAATCTTCCAAGATATTGCCCCACAATCACGCTTAGAAAAACATTGGGCACCGCCACTAGGTGCAGTACTAGGCTTTTGTTTAACACTTTATGGTCAACAACTACTAGGCCATTAA
- a CDS encoding phosphate ABC transporter substrate-binding protein, which produces MNKLKLLLLSSCFAAFSSQAVTVIVHPSNADALDKKAVKKIFLGKTKKFPNGDEAIPIDLKSGQLRGDFLKAVVGKSESQFKAYWSKLVFTGKGQAPRSVDSEAEIVDLISKNPNLIGYVSDGAVNDSVKSVGQF; this is translated from the coding sequence ATGAATAAATTAAAATTATTATTGTTGTCTTCGTGTTTCGCGGCCTTTAGCAGCCAAGCAGTCACTGTTATTGTGCACCCTTCCAATGCCGATGCACTTGATAAAAAGGCGGTCAAAAAAATATTCTTAGGAAAAACTAAGAAGTTTCCTAATGGCGATGAAGCAATTCCTATTGATCTTAAATCTGGTCAACTCAGAGGAGATTTTCTCAAAGCCGTTGTCGGAAAGTCAGAAAGCCAATTCAAAGCTTACTGGTCAAAGTTGGTCTTCACAGGTAAAGGCCAGGCCCCAAGAAGTGTTGATTCTGAAGCTGAGATAGTCGATCTGATCAGCAAAAATCCAAACTTAATTGGCTATGTCAGTGACGGGGCTGTCAACGACAGTGTTAAATCGGTTGGACAATTCTAA
- a CDS encoding porin — MMKKRYLTAVIAALMCSPHALAQIEFNGFGSVRASYSDSDEGAPPLTYLDEGEVTFKGESLFALQARGELGEGLSATIQLFAEGRDDFDVEARWAYLSYQINDIHQVHIGKLANPIFHQSEYEKVGYAHNFSRLPTAVYSDFEFSTMEGISLNSQFSLADGDYTLDTKLSFGNWDGALFLSAVGGEVPLAFDQIISLNLTLSSDWWKVFAGIFGAEIQAEQFDQTVVLASVQPGIDLALAQGATANDVNNFINGLGWHEKDGLYWFSGFGIDYNNILLDAEYVSYGVDESSDSTNEGWYVALGYRFNEFVITVHAEEQTQEIDYSEGLSGVQSPILLATGQTFIEVLGQPEFDAVGITLRYDFHPNAAFKVDYISGDHTRLDIGDYSIMSAGIDVVF; from the coding sequence ATGATGAAAAAACGATATTTGACGGCAGTCATTGCCGCTTTAATGTGTTCTCCCCACGCATTAGCTCAAATAGAATTCAACGGTTTTGGCTCAGTTCGAGCCAGCTATTCGGATTCTGACGAGGGTGCTCCCCCCTTAACTTACCTTGATGAAGGCGAGGTCACCTTTAAAGGAGAGTCATTGTTTGCCTTGCAAGCCAGAGGGGAGCTAGGCGAAGGCCTGTCAGCAACAATTCAACTTTTTGCCGAAGGTCGAGATGATTTTGATGTCGAAGCAAGGTGGGCATATCTTAGCTATCAAATTAACGATATACATCAAGTACACATAGGTAAACTCGCCAACCCAATCTTCCACCAATCCGAATATGAAAAAGTTGGTTATGCACATAACTTTTCGCGACTGCCAACGGCGGTTTATTCCGACTTTGAGTTTTCCACGATGGAAGGTATTTCACTAAACAGCCAGTTTTCACTTGCCGATGGTGATTATACCTTAGATACCAAATTATCATTTGGGAATTGGGACGGCGCTCTATTTTTGTCTGCTGTTGGTGGAGAGGTGCCACTGGCATTCGACCAAATTATTTCACTTAACCTCACCTTATCTAGCGATTGGTGGAAGGTGTTTGCCGGTATTTTCGGCGCCGAAATTCAAGCAGAGCAGTTTGACCAAACCGTAGTGTTGGCAAGCGTTCAACCTGGTATCGATTTAGCCCTTGCTCAAGGAGCAACCGCCAATGATGTTAATAACTTTATTAACGGTTTGGGCTGGCACGAGAAAGATGGCCTTTATTGGTTTTCAGGTTTTGGTATCGACTACAATAATATATTGCTTGATGCGGAATATGTTAGTTACGGTGTAGACGAGTCCTCTGACTCGACAAACGAGGGTTGGTACGTCGCGCTTGGCTATCGCTTCAACGAATTTGTTATTACTGTTCACGCAGAAGAACAAACACAGGAAATTGACTACAGTGAGGGACTATCTGGAGTGCAATCGCCAATTTTATTGGCTACGGGGCAAACTTTTATTGAGGTGTTAGGGCAACCCGAATTTGATGCGGTTGGCATTACACTGCGATATGATTTTCATCCCAATGCAGCATTCAAAGTCGATTATATTAGTGGAGATCATACTCGCCTAGATATAGGTGATTACTCTATCATGTCCGCTGGCATTGATGTTGTTTTCTAG
- a CDS encoding porin — protein sequence MKARYLTMAIIATSPFSQALAQIDFNGFGSVRASYSDSDFGADPFRYLEEGEVTFKGESLFALQARSELGEGLSATVQLFAEGRDDFDVEARWAYLSYQLNDTHQLHVGKLANPIFHQSEYEKVGYAHNFSRLPTAVYVDFEFATMEGISLGSQFSLGDSDLTLETKLSYGSWDGEVFIASIRNNVPLGFDNLFSLNLTLSSDWWKLFAGTFITEIDGEQVDQQSILPAVQGSIDLALAQGATQADVTTYTDAITWDEKDAMYWFAGFGIDYNNILLDAEYVNYVIDDSSDAENDAWYVALGYRINEFVVTIHTEEQTQDRDFSILNNVQSPVLLASGQRVISSLAFTEFDASGITLRYDFHPSAAFKIDYLKGENTRTDIGDYSIVSAGIDFIF from the coding sequence ATGAAAGCACGATATTTGACCATGGCAATCATAGCAACGTCGCCCTTTTCTCAGGCACTTGCTCAGATCGACTTTAATGGCTTTGGCTCTGTTAGAGCAAGTTATTCAGACTCTGATTTTGGGGCTGATCCCTTTAGATATCTCGAAGAAGGCGAAGTCACATTTAAAGGGGAGTCTCTATTTGCACTGCAAGCAAGAAGCGAATTAGGTGAAGGTTTATCGGCGACGGTTCAACTATTTGCAGAAGGTCGCGATGATTTTGATGTTGAGGCAAGGTGGGCCTACCTTAGTTATCAACTCAACGATACTCATCAGTTGCATGTAGGAAAACTCGCCAACCCCATATTTCATCAATCAGAATATGAAAAAGTTGGCTATGCGCATAATTTTTCAAGATTACCGACTGCCGTCTACGTGGATTTCGAATTTGCGACTATGGAAGGCATATCACTCGGCAGTCAATTTAGTTTGGGAGATAGCGATTTAACGCTAGAAACCAAGCTGTCTTATGGCAGCTGGGACGGTGAGGTTTTTATCGCTTCCATTCGCAATAATGTGCCACTTGGCTTTGATAACCTGTTCTCGCTCAACCTAACGCTATCTAGTGATTGGTGGAAGCTTTTTGCCGGCACATTTATCACCGAAATAGATGGTGAACAGGTAGATCAGCAAAGCATTTTACCCGCTGTTCAGGGCAGCATTGATTTAGCCTTGGCACAGGGGGCTACTCAGGCCGATGTTACGACTTATACTGATGCGATCACATGGGATGAAAAAGATGCCATGTATTGGTTCGCTGGATTTGGCATCGACTACAACAATATTTTATTGGACGCTGAATACGTCAACTATGTTATTGACGACTCTTCAGATGCAGAAAACGACGCTTGGTATGTCGCGCTTGGTTATCGAATCAATGAATTTGTGGTGACCATACACACAGAAGAGCAAACCCAAGACAGAGACTTTAGCATCCTTAACAATGTGCAATCACCCGTGCTCTTAGCTAGCGGTCAACGGGTCATCAGCTCATTAGCTTTTACCGAGTTTGATGCCTCTGGTATTACGCTGCGTTACGATTTTCATCCGAGTGCCGCATTCAAAATTGATTACCTAAAAGGTGAAAATACTCGTACCGATATCGGCGACTATTCAATCGTTTCTGCGGGCATTGATTTTATTTTTTAA
- a CDS encoding methyl-accepting chemotaxis protein produces MNFLYRLSIAQKIYLIPVIGTISFTIYLALSIFNATNNVEQLSRVKDVQFPVVQLSEAAAVDIVRLSEILNAAVTTGDEDGIASADELSEKIIDSITQIGATDQQFVSDQQSLLNDFNSYYQQARTLSSGMINDTIDFEKLPEMGKAMNAAFEQAKGGLENFNKTRVQEFEQAITDANNSAETLVNIGFIVGIITIILLFGTAIPIISGIRSSLSSVVNSLQDIAEGEGDLTVRLNSKSSDEIGELVNRFNMFIEKLQNTIKQVVDIALPLSQMANSVSANAEQTNTITQLQQDGAHNTKAAVDDLNHSVKSVADSAALAADTATQTRTISTEGADVVAKTVETIHQLAKTVEDSSEVIDHLDSDANQVGVVLDVIRGIAEQTNLLALNAAIEAARAGEQGRGFAVVADEVRTLASRTQDSTVEIQTTIEKLQQAARKAVGAMSNGRSLAESSVEQVTMAGTSLAEITTSVSQISEMTTNIAHATDSQSQAAGQIVSHVDDISQSTNQTHSASQELASVSSELAGLAHNLEIIAKGFKV; encoded by the coding sequence ATGAATTTTCTTTATCGACTTTCTATTGCTCAAAAAATTTATTTGATACCAGTAATAGGCACGATCAGTTTTACCATTTACCTCGCCCTCTCCATTTTTAATGCCACTAACAACGTTGAACAGCTTTCACGGGTTAAAGACGTTCAGTTTCCTGTCGTCCAACTATCGGAAGCCGCTGCCGTTGATATCGTGCGACTATCGGAAATCCTCAATGCTGCGGTAACCACAGGCGATGAAGATGGTATTGCGTCAGCAGACGAGTTATCAGAAAAAATTATCGATTCCATCACCCAAATAGGTGCAACTGATCAGCAATTTGTATCTGACCAACAAAGCCTTTTAAACGACTTTAATAGCTATTACCAACAGGCTAGGACGCTAAGCAGTGGCATGATTAATGACACCATAGATTTTGAGAAGCTGCCAGAAATGGGGAAAGCCATGAACGCCGCCTTTGAACAGGCTAAAGGTGGGCTTGAAAACTTTAATAAAACACGAGTGCAAGAATTTGAGCAGGCGATTACCGATGCTAATAACTCTGCAGAAACCTTAGTTAATATTGGGTTTATTGTCGGCATTATTACTATTATTCTGCTATTTGGCACCGCTATACCGATAATTTCAGGCATTAGATCGTCATTATCGAGCGTGGTTAATTCTTTGCAAGACATCGCAGAGGGTGAAGGAGACCTAACGGTTCGCCTAAATTCAAAAAGTAGCGATGAAATCGGTGAACTTGTTAATCGTTTTAATATGTTCATTGAAAAGCTCCAAAACACCATCAAACAAGTCGTCGATATCGCCTTACCGCTTTCACAAATGGCAAACTCTGTTAGTGCTAACGCGGAACAAACCAATACCATTACTCAACTCCAACAAGATGGTGCACACAACACTAAAGCCGCTGTTGATGATTTAAATCACAGTGTCAAAAGCGTTGCTGATAGTGCCGCTTTAGCTGCCGATACAGCAACACAAACTCGTACAATTTCTACTGAAGGCGCGGATGTTGTTGCCAAGACGGTTGAAACAATTCACCAACTGGCGAAAACCGTTGAAGATTCCTCGGAAGTAATTGACCACCTAGACAGTGACGCTAATCAAGTAGGCGTTGTGCTTGACGTGATCAGAGGTATTGCCGAACAAACTAATTTATTAGCGCTAAACGCAGCAATTGAAGCGGCGCGAGCGGGCGAGCAAGGACGTGGTTTCGCCGTTGTTGCTGACGAGGTGAGAACACTGGCCTCTAGGACACAAGACTCGACGGTTGAGATTCAAACCACCATTGAAAAGCTACAGCAAGCTGCCCGTAAAGCCGTAGGTGCAATGAGCAATGGTCGGTCGTTGGCGGAAAGCAGTGTTGAACAAGTAACCATGGCGGGAACTTCGCTTGCTGAGATTACAACATCAGTTTCGCAAATCAGTGAAATGACCACCAATATAGCTCACGCCACCGATTCGCAATCACAAGCTGCAGGCCAAATCGTCTCGCATGTAGACGATATCAGCCAAAGCACTAATCAAACTCACAGCGCTTCTCAAGAACTAGCGTCAGTGAGTAGCGAACTAGCAGGCTTAGCACACAACTTAGAAATTATAGCCAAAGGCTTTAAGGTCTAA
- the acs gene encoding acetate--CoA ligase, producing MKELLSRYPVSPQATQNTHINADKYQQMYQQSIEQPDVFWAEQAEQFIDWYKPWKQVSEVNYQTADISWFKGGQLNVSYNCIDRHLASKANQTAIIFEGDEPTDDFRVSYQELHDNVCRLANLLKTRGVSKGDRVCIYMPMIPEVGYAMLACARIGAVHSVVFGGFSTESIKARVLDADCQVVITADEGVRGGKKIPLKANVDAALVDCPDVHSVIMVERTGVEVNWQDQRDVNYQEVINHYEPMCEPEMMDAEDPLFILYTSGSTGKPKGVLHTCGGYILYAAMTHKYVFDYQEGEIYWCTADAGWITGHSYIFYGPLANGATTLVFEGVPTYPDAGRCWQVCEKHQVNIFYTAPTAIRALMGLGDELVEKHDRSSIRLLGTVGEPINPEAWHWYYEVVGQSCCSIVDTWWQTETGGILITSLPGAVDMKPGAAGKPFFGVKPAIVSKEGDVLEGEARGRLVMTGSWPGQMRTVYGDHQRFFDTYFSQYTGYYFTGDGAKRDADGFYWITGRIDDVLNVSGHRLGTAEIESALVLHPKVAEAAVVGYPHEIKGQGIYCYVTLMSGVDCQQSLTEELQALVADELGRFAKPDYIQFAPGLPKTRSGKIMRRILRKIAENELENLGDTSTLADPSVVKDLIDNRIVHG from the coding sequence ATGAAGGAACTATTGAGCCGTTATCCGGTATCACCACAGGCAACACAAAATACACATATTAACGCTGATAAATATCAGCAAATGTATCAACAATCGATTGAACAACCAGACGTGTTTTGGGCTGAACAAGCAGAGCAATTTATTGATTGGTATAAACCTTGGAAGCAAGTCTCTGAGGTTAATTATCAAACCGCAGACATCAGTTGGTTTAAAGGTGGGCAACTCAATGTTAGCTATAACTGTATCGACCGCCATTTAGCGAGCAAAGCAAATCAAACGGCCATTATTTTTGAAGGCGATGAGCCAACAGATGACTTTCGAGTTAGCTATCAAGAGTTGCACGATAACGTCTGTCGTTTGGCTAATTTGTTAAAAACTCGCGGTGTTAGCAAAGGCGATAGAGTTTGTATTTACATGCCGATGATCCCCGAAGTGGGCTATGCCATGCTCGCTTGTGCACGTATTGGTGCGGTGCACTCAGTGGTGTTTGGCGGTTTTTCTACCGAATCGATAAAAGCACGTGTACTAGATGCTGACTGTCAGGTGGTGATCACTGCTGATGAAGGCGTTCGTGGCGGTAAAAAAATACCGCTGAAAGCAAATGTTGATGCAGCGCTGGTTGATTGCCCCGATGTCCACTCGGTGATCATGGTCGAACGTACTGGCGTTGAAGTTAACTGGCAAGATCAGCGAGATGTCAACTATCAGGAAGTGATTAATCACTACGAGCCAATGTGTGAGCCGGAAATGATGGACGCTGAAGACCCTTTATTTATTCTTTACACCTCAGGGTCAACCGGTAAACCTAAAGGCGTACTGCATACTTGTGGCGGTTATATTTTGTATGCCGCGATGACGCATAAATATGTGTTTGATTACCAAGAAGGTGAGATTTATTGGTGTACTGCAGATGCCGGCTGGATAACGGGTCATTCGTATATTTTCTATGGCCCACTGGCCAATGGTGCAACGACCTTAGTGTTTGAAGGTGTACCGACTTATCCAGATGCAGGGCGATGCTGGCAGGTGTGTGAGAAACATCAGGTCAATATTTTCTATACCGCACCAACGGCAATACGTGCATTAATGGGGCTAGGTGATGAGCTGGTTGAAAAGCATGATCGCTCAAGTATTCGCTTGTTAGGGACGGTTGGCGAGCCAATTAACCCTGAGGCTTGGCACTGGTATTATGAAGTGGTTGGTCAAAGCTGCTGTTCAATCGTTGATACTTGGTGGCAAACTGAGACTGGCGGCATTTTAATTACCTCACTACCTGGGGCTGTCGATATGAAACCAGGTGCGGCGGGCAAACCATTTTTTGGTGTAAAACCAGCGATTGTCAGCAAAGAAGGCGACGTTCTTGAGGGTGAAGCACGTGGTCGCTTAGTGATGACAGGTAGCTGGCCTGGACAAATGCGCACTGTATATGGTGATCATCAGCGCTTTTTTGATACCTACTTTAGCCAATACACAGGCTACTATTTTACTGGCGATGGTGCCAAGCGTGATGCCGATGGTTTTTATTGGATCACCGGCCGTATTGACGATGTGCTTAATGTCTCCGGTCACCGATTAGGCACAGCGGAAATCGAAAGTGCATTGGTCTTGCACCCTAAAGTGGCTGAAGCAGCAGTGGTTGGCTATCCGCATGAAATCAAAGGCCAGGGCATATACTGCTATGTCACCTTGATGTCGGGAGTTGATTGTCAGCAATCCCTTACCGAAGAATTGCAAGCCTTGGTCGCAGACGAGCTAGGTCGCTTTGCTAAGCCTGACTACATTCAATTCGCGCCGGGTTTACCAAAAACACGATCGGGTAAAATCATGCGCCGTATCTTGCGTAAAATAGCAGAAAATGAATTGGAGAATCTTGGAGATACTTCAACCTTAGCTGACCCAAGCGTTGTTAAAGATCTTATCGACAATCGCATCGTTCACGGTTAG
- the nrdR gene encoding transcriptional regulator NrdR, whose amino-acid sequence MYCPFCSATDTKVIDSRLVADGHQIRRRRECSECHERFTTFETAELVMPRIIKRDGSREPFNEDKMRSGLQRALEKRPVSIEKIELSVNKVKSQLRATGERELDSEMLGNLIMEQLKELDKVAYIRFASVYRSFEDIKEFGEEIARLGDEK is encoded by the coding sequence ATGTATTGTCCTTTTTGCTCTGCAACTGATACTAAGGTGATCGATTCACGACTTGTGGCTGATGGTCACCAAATCAGACGTCGTCGTGAATGTAGCGAGTGTCATGAGCGTTTTACCACTTTTGAAACTGCCGAATTGGTGATGCCGCGCATTATTAAACGCGATGGCTCAAGAGAGCCGTTTAACGAAGACAAAATGCGCAGTGGTTTGCAACGTGCACTGGAAAAGCGACCTGTTAGCATCGAAAAAATTGAGCTGTCGGTGAATAAGGTTAAATCGCAATTACGTGCAACTGGCGAGCGCGAGCTAGACTCAGAAATGCTAGGCAATTTAATTATGGAGCAGCTTAAAGAACTCGACAAAGTTGCTTATATTCGCTTTGCCTCTGTATATCGTTCATTTGAAGATATCAAAGAGTTCGGTGAAGAGATTGCTCGTCTGGGCGATGAGAAGTAA
- the ribD gene encoding bifunctional diaminohydroxyphosphoribosylaminopyrimidine deaminase/5-amino-6-(5-phosphoribosylamino)uracil reductase RibD, whose amino-acid sequence MTQFSNQDHQYMALAIKLAKQGHYTTSPNPRVGCVIVKSGQIIGQGAHLKAGTPHAEVHALREAGEQARGATAYVTLEPCSHFGRTPPCAQALIDNGLAKVIAANVDPNPQVAGRGLDMLAAAGIETAYGLLANEAEQLNQGFLKLMRTQMPYVRCKLAASLDGQTAMASGESQWITSPEARKDVQRLRAQSCAVLTGADSVLMDGAKMTVRHQELGSLASDYPAEVLRQPVRVVIDGQQRLTPDLPMFESPHPVILLRTKVENEQDWPHFVSQVAIKEHDGKIDLAAALAYLGTLGLNDILLESGQRLAGAFIEQNLVDELILYQAPKLMGVDGKGLCAMPSITKLKQAKALNIRDVTMVGTDLKVTAQFANS is encoded by the coding sequence TTGACACAATTTAGCAACCAAGATCATCAATATATGGCACTAGCCATAAAGCTGGCAAAACAAGGGCATTACACCACTTCACCTAACCCTCGTGTTGGTTGTGTCATTGTTAAAAGCGGTCAAATTATTGGCCAAGGTGCGCATCTAAAAGCTGGTACGCCACATGCTGAAGTTCATGCATTGCGTGAAGCAGGTGAGCAGGCACGTGGTGCTACAGCGTATGTCACATTGGAACCTTGCTCACATTTTGGTCGCACACCACCTTGTGCACAGGCCTTGATTGATAATGGCTTGGCAAAAGTGATTGCTGCCAACGTTGATCCTAATCCGCAAGTTGCTGGTCGTGGCCTTGATATGCTCGCAGCTGCTGGTATTGAAACAGCCTATGGTTTACTTGCTAATGAAGCTGAGCAGCTCAATCAAGGTTTTCTTAAATTAATGCGCACCCAAATGCCTTATGTTCGCTGTAAACTTGCTGCCAGCTTGGACGGGCAAACGGCTATGGCATCCGGTGAAAGTCAGTGGATTACCTCGCCAGAAGCACGTAAAGACGTACAACGTTTACGCGCGCAAAGCTGTGCTGTGCTGACGGGCGCTGACTCTGTGTTAATGGATGGTGCGAAAATGACCGTGCGACATCAAGAGCTTGGCTCACTTGCCAGCGACTATCCTGCAGAGGTTTTACGTCAGCCAGTGCGAGTAGTGATTGACGGTCAGCAGCGTTTAACACCAGACTTGCCGATGTTCGAATCTCCTCATCCCGTCATTTTACTGCGAACTAAGGTTGAAAATGAGCAAGACTGGCCGCATTTTGTCAGCCAAGTAGCGATAAAAGAACACGATGGAAAAATTGATTTAGCGGCAGCGCTGGCTTATCTAGGCACGCTTGGCTTAAACGATATTTTACTTGAGTCGGGTCAGCGCTTAGCTGGTGCCTTTATCGAACAAAACTTGGTAGATGAATTAATCTTGTATCAAGCGCCCAAATTAATGGGCGTTGATGGCAAAGGCTTATGCGCAATGCCAAGTATTACAAAACTTAAGCAAGCAAAGGCGCTTAATATTCGTGATGTCACTATGGTTGGCACAGATCTTAAAGTTACCGCGCAATTTGCCAATAGTTAA